Proteins from one Mastacembelus armatus chromosome 16, fMasArm1.2, whole genome shotgun sequence genomic window:
- the LOC113122435 gene encoding pituitary tumor-transforming gene 1 protein-interacting protein, with product MFSFTTERKALSASGALAAFVLCISFVSLGECQTTPPPPTPCSTYKKCDTCVPHAKCLWCFATNNCTEYPVTWLLPPASVCQLSQARWGVCWLNFEALIIALGVLGGTLLISIIACCCCCCFCNTCRSRPDRDEERFSRKREENRQRAEERKVDRKARHDEIRRKYGLVGDSDHPYSKFENE from the exons atgttttcttttaccACCGAGAGAAAGGCACTGAGCGCTTCGGGTGCTCTCGCTGCCTTTGTGCTATGTATTAGCTTTGTTAGCCTGGGGGAATGCCAAACAACTCCACCGCCACCGACTC CCTGTTCTACCTACAAAAAGTGTGACACCTGTGTTCCTCATGCCAAG TGTTTGTGGTGCTTTGCCACCAACAACTGCACAGAATACCCAGTGACCTGGTTGCTGCCCCCAGCCTCAGTGTGCCAGTTGTCCCAGGCCCGCTGGGGTGTGTGCTGGT TGAACTTTGAAGCCCTGATCATTGCCCTGGGTGTGCTGGGTGGAACCTTACTTATTAGCATTATCGcatgctgttgctgctgctgcttttgcaaCACATGTCGGTCAAG GCCTGACAGAGATGAGGAGAGATTTTccaggaagagagaggagaacagACAGCGTGCTGAGGAGCG gaagGTGGACAGAAAGGCAAGGCATGATGAGATCCGCAGAAAGTATG